The following coding sequences are from one Neurospora crassa OR74A linkage group I, whole genome shotgun sequence window:
- a CDS encoding dynein light chain type 1 has product MGGDELKESVSPAPREKLEAQIKSADMTEDMQQEAVEVAQEAMAKFTVEKDIAQHIKKTFDERKGPTWHCIVGRNFGSFVTHETKHFIYFYLGHCAILLFKTQ; this is encoded by the exons ATGGGCGGCGACGAGCTCAAGGAGAGCGTTTCCCCTGCTCCCAGGGAGAAGTTGGAAG CCCAGATCAAGAGTGCCGATATG ACCGAAGATATGCAGCAAGAGGCCGTTGAAGTTG CCCAGGAGGCCATGGCCAAGTTCACCGTTGAGAAGGATATTGCACAACACATCAAGAAGACG TTTGATGAGCGCAAGGGCCCAACATGGCATTGCATTGTAGGCCGTAACTTCGGCAGCTTCGTCACTCACG AGACCAAGCACTTCATCTACTTCTATCTCGGCCACTGCGCCATTCTTCTCTTCAAAACCCAGTAG